One window from the genome of Macrobrachium nipponense isolate FS-2020 chromosome 49, ASM1510439v2, whole genome shotgun sequence encodes:
- the LOC135205188 gene encoding ring-infected erythrocyte surface antigen-like — protein sequence MNADNESEIMKYNEKIMRIDWSHKSAGYLQKKTVQENVRQHSSKVQENVRQHSSKVQLNVRQHSSKVQVNVLQHSSKVEENVLQHSSKVQENVRQHSSKVQENVRQHSSKVQENVRQHSSKVQENVLQHSSKVQENVLQHSSKVQENVRQHSSKVQENVRQHSSKVQENVRQHSSKVQENVLQHSSKVQENVRQHSSKVQVNVRQHSSKLQVNVRQHSSKVQLNVRQHSSKVQVNVRQHSSKVQENVRQHSSKVQENVRQHSSKVQENVRQHSSKVQVNVLQHSSKVQLNVLQHSSKVEVNVLQHSSKVQVNVRQHSSKVQVNVLQHSSKVQVNVRQHSSKVQVNVHQHSSKVQENVL from the exons ATGAATGCTGATAATGAAAGTGAAATAATGAAGTATaatgagaaaataatgagaatagATTGGTCTCACAAGTCAGCAGGTTACTTGCAGAAGAAGACTG TACAAGAAAATGTCCGCCAACATTCTTCCAAAGTACAAGAAAATGTCCGCCAACATTCTTCCAAAGTACAACTAAATGTCCGCCAACATTCTTCCAAAGTACAAGTAAATGTCCTCCAACATTCTTCCAAAGTAGAAGAAAATGTCCTCCAACATTCTTCCAAAGTACAAGAAAATGTCCGCCAACATTCTTCCAAAGTACAAGAAAATGTCCGCCAACATTCTTCCAAAGTACAAGAAAATGTCCGCCAACATTCTTCCAAAGTACAAGAAAATGTCCTCCAACATTCTTCCAAAGTACAAGAAAATGTCCTCCAACATTCTTCCAAAGTACAAGAAAATGTCCGCCAACATTCTTCCAAAGTACAAGAAAATGTCCGCCAACATTCTTCCAAAGTACAAGAAAATGTCCGCCAACATTCTTCCAAAGTACAAGAAAATGTCCTCCAACATTCTTCCAAAGTACAAGAAAATGTCCGCCAACATTCTTCCAAAGTACAAGTAAATGTCCGCCAACATTCTTCCAAATTACAAGTAAATGTCCGCCAACATTCTTCCAAAGTACAACTAAATGTCCGCCAACATTCTTCCAAAGTACAAGTAAATGTCCGCCAACATTCTTCCAAAGTACAAGAAAATGTCCGCCAACATTCTTCCAAAGTACAAGAAAATGTCCGCCAACATTCTTCCAAAGTACAAGAAAATGTCCGCCAACATTCTTCCAAAGTACAAGTAAATGTCCTCCAACATTCTTCCAAAGTACAACTAAATGTCCTCCAACATTCTTCCAAAGTAGAAGTAAATGTCCTCCAACATTCTTCCAAAGTACAAGTAAATGTCCGCCAACATTCTTCCAAAGTACAAGTAAATGTCCTCCAACATTCTTCCAAAGTACAAGTTAATGTCCGCCAACATTCTTCCAAAGTACAAGTAAATGTCCACCAACATTCTTCCAAAGTACAAGAAAATGTACTTTGA